In one Methylocaldum szegediense genomic region, the following are encoded:
- a CDS encoding phytoene/squalene synthase family protein, with amino-acid sequence MSDDDALQSHLLEGVSRTFALTIPQLPPVLAKPVSNAYLLCRIVDTIEDETALTSAEKRKFCQRFARVVQGSESAEQLRDGLGPRLSTSTSPAEHELIHLIPRVIAITHSFDPPQQEALATCVEIMARGMAEFQDRDLRYGLSNMEEMNDYCYYVAGVVGEMLTRLFCHYSPAIGAHRDEMMTLAVSFGQGLQMTNILKDLWDDHARGVCWLPRDLFAQHGFDLRKLKPNHNDPAFCEGFRQLIGIAHGHLKNALTYTLYIPSYERGLREFCLWALGMAVLTLRKINKNLYFSDSSQVKITRRAVKATVLTSRLLRTSDFLLNAAFSIAGSGLPRHNGQLPVFGHRADT; translated from the coding sequence ATGAGCGACGACGACGCTTTGCAGTCCCACTTATTGGAAGGCGTTTCCCGCACGTTTGCGCTCACCATTCCACAATTGCCGCCTGTCTTGGCCAAACCGGTCTCGAACGCCTATTTGCTGTGCCGCATCGTCGATACCATCGAGGACGAAACCGCACTCACGTCCGCGGAAAAGCGCAAGTTCTGTCAACGGTTTGCGCGCGTAGTCCAAGGCAGCGAAAGCGCCGAGCAACTTAGGGACGGGCTCGGCCCCCGCCTCTCAACGAGCACCAGTCCGGCCGAACACGAGCTGATCCATTTGATTCCTAGGGTCATCGCCATCACGCACAGCTTCGATCCGCCGCAGCAAGAAGCACTCGCGACCTGCGTCGAGATCATGGCTAGAGGCATGGCCGAGTTTCAGGACCGAGACCTGAGATACGGTCTCTCGAACATGGAGGAAATGAATGACTACTGTTATTACGTAGCCGGCGTAGTGGGCGAAATGCTAACCAGGCTGTTCTGTCATTACTCGCCGGCGATCGGAGCCCATCGCGACGAGATGATGACGCTGGCCGTCTCATTTGGACAGGGCCTGCAGATGACGAATATTCTGAAGGATCTTTGGGACGATCACGCCCGGGGCGTCTGCTGGCTACCGCGCGATCTATTTGCTCAGCACGGATTTGATTTGCGCAAACTCAAACCGAATCATAACGACCCCGCATTTTGCGAGGGATTTAGACAATTAATCGGGATTGCTCATGGACATTTAAAAAATGCACTCACCTACACCTTGTATATTCCCTCGTACGAGAGGGGACTACGCGAGTTTTGTCTGTGGGCGCTCGGGATGGCTGTGCTAACCCTGCGCAAAATCAACAAGAATCTTTATTTCAGCGATTCGTCTCAGGTCAAGATTACACGCCGGGCAGTGAAAGCGACCGTTCTCACGAGCCGCCTGCTACGTACAAGCGACTTCTTACTCAACGCCGCCTTTTCCATCGCGGGCTCCGGCTTGCCGCGCCACAACGGTCAGCTCCCGGTGTTCGGCCATCGTGCCGACACGTGA
- the hpnH gene encoding adenosyl-hopene transferase HpnH produces the protein MSVPIRQQISVAKYLLRQKLRGNKRYPLVLMLEPLFRCNLACAGCGKIDYPDEILNRRLSVEECLAAVDECGAPIVSIAGGEPLLHKELPQIVEGIIQRKKYVYLCTNALLLKKRIDDYKPSPYLTFSIHLDGNRERHDASVCQKGVFDRAVEAVKLAISRGFRVTINCTLFQGESAEEVAEFLDFCKKLGVEGTTIAPGFSYEHAPLQNIFIKMRDSKELFRKVFKLGRGRKWKLNHSSLYLDFLAGNQAYNCTPWGNPTRNVFGWQKPCYLLVDEGYAPSFKALMEETPWHKYGNAKNPKCANCMAHCGYEATAVEDAVKHPLKAAWVALFGPRTDGPMAPEPVPEYDVDTVGVKARPAIRIQAID, from the coding sequence ATGAGCGTTCCAATAAGGCAACAAATCAGCGTCGCGAAGTATCTTTTGCGACAAAAATTAAGGGGAAACAAGCGTTATCCGTTAGTGTTGATGCTCGAGCCCTTATTTCGCTGCAATTTGGCCTGTGCCGGTTGTGGCAAGATCGATTATCCCGATGAAATTTTGAATCGCCGGCTCAGCGTCGAGGAATGTTTGGCGGCCGTTGATGAGTGTGGCGCGCCGATTGTTTCCATTGCCGGGGGCGAACCGCTGTTGCACAAAGAGCTGCCGCAGATCGTCGAAGGGATCATTCAGCGTAAGAAATACGTCTATCTTTGTACTAATGCGCTTCTGCTCAAGAAACGCATCGACGATTACAAACCTTCCCCCTATCTCACTTTTTCGATACACCTCGACGGCAATCGCGAGCGTCACGATGCGTCCGTCTGTCAGAAAGGCGTGTTCGACCGCGCTGTTGAAGCGGTGAAACTCGCTATCTCGCGCGGGTTCCGCGTCACTATCAATTGTACTCTGTTTCAGGGCGAAAGCGCCGAAGAAGTCGCCGAATTCCTCGACTTTTGCAAGAAACTTGGGGTCGAGGGCACGACGATCGCGCCGGGGTTCAGCTACGAACACGCGCCGCTGCAGAACATTTTCATCAAGATGCGCGACAGTAAGGAATTGTTCCGCAAGGTGTTCAAGCTCGGGCGCGGCCGCAAGTGGAAGCTAAACCATTCCAGTCTGTACCTGGATTTTTTGGCGGGCAATCAGGCTTATAACTGTACCCCTTGGGGCAATCCCACCCGTAACGTATTCGGCTGGCAAAAGCCTTGTTATTTGTTGGTCGATGAGGGATATGCTCCGTCATTCAAGGCGTTGATGGAGGAGACGCCTTGGCACAAGTACGGTAATGCCAAGAATCCGAAATGCGCCAATTGCATGGCGCATTGTGGATACGAGGCGACCGCAGTGGAAGACGCCGTGAAACATCCCTTGAAAGCCGCCTGGGTTGCCCTGTTCGGACCGCGTACGGATGGTCCGATGGCGCCGGAGCCGGTGCCGGAATACGATGTGGATACGGTAGGCGTCAAGGCTCGACCGGCTATTCGCATCCAAGCTATTGACTGA